A genomic stretch from uncultured Pseudodesulfovibrio sp. includes:
- a CDS encoding nitrite reductase, giving the protein MKEYIEKLPMRAVKTRGDGSFTVVPQISQGQIPAAQLASIQRVVEEYGLPGIRITAGQRVMIDGVSADILREVVEKVGPVGDIFKHKVQACLGTTGCKLAMQDSMGVAARLEEFLKEYSLPTKLKSSVSGCSMCCAESMIRDVGLVGRKTGWVVSFGGNGGKRVRQGDILAQDVTEVEAFAIIGKSLDFYMKNAKAKERTARFVERVGVDAIREAVLGE; this is encoded by the coding sequence ATGAAAGAATATATAGAAAAGCTCCCAATGCGAGCCGTCAAGACCAGAGGTGACGGCTCGTTTACTGTGGTGCCGCAAATCAGTCAGGGGCAGATTCCTGCCGCGCAACTAGCCTCAATCCAAAGAGTTGTTGAGGAGTACGGCTTGCCGGGGATTCGCATTACGGCAGGGCAGCGTGTCATGATTGATGGGGTTTCCGCTGATATCCTTCGGGAAGTCGTGGAAAAAGTCGGGCCGGTTGGTGATATTTTCAAGCATAAAGTTCAAGCGTGTTTGGGAACGACTGGTTGCAAGCTCGCCATGCAGGATTCCATGGGAGTGGCTGCAAGGCTGGAGGAATTTTTGAAAGAGTATTCTCTGCCTACCAAACTCAAATCCAGTGTTTCAGGTTGTTCCATGTGTTGTGCCGAGTCCATGATCCGTGATGTGGGATTGGTAGGACGCAAGACGGGGTGGGTTGTCTCTTTTGGTGGAAATGGAGGAAAGCGGGTCCGTCAGGGAGATATTCTTGCGCAGGATGTCACTGAAGTCGAGGCCTTTGCTATCATCGGAAAGTCGCTTGATTTTTATATGAAAAACGCCAAGGCTAAAGAGCGCACTGCGCGTTTTGTGGAACGTGTCGGCGTTGATGCGATTCGGGAAGCCGTTCTCGGCGAGTAA
- a CDS encoding 4Fe-4S binding protein: MKYFIWVIPFLALLLLAAHSLRFGDYGLMGAFAVLAGLMFTRQAWVRWGIVAALLWGGFIWADATVNFVNFRHMFDLPWKRLAVIMATIILFDGLALMIMLSQRSKDLFSVTREKSLARGVVFVLTILGLSLARTNASFPILLADRYLPGWGWAEIFALGVYAQWISGLMMQPRGHRTLRPRIWGVFSALFFLQLGLGLLGMEQMLMTGTLHLPVPALILGGPIFRGGGFFMLILFSVTILLVGPAWCSHLCYIGAWDDGMSRLGPRPAHSSALRRMSIAGRGTTLLLTVATALILRSIGMSGSSAIVFAVFFGLIGVGVMAFVSRKVGMMTHCTTFCPMGLVANVMGKISPWRIRIDSDCTRCGACYTRCRYNALDESRMELGRPALSCTLCGDCVSACAYKQIGYRFPGLSSENARTVFIVLVVTLHAVFLGVARI, from the coding sequence GTGAAGTATTTTATTTGGGTCATACCTTTTCTCGCCTTGCTCCTGTTGGCAGCACACTCCCTGAGGTTTGGGGATTATGGTCTGATGGGGGCGTTTGCTGTTTTGGCAGGGCTTATGTTTACTCGCCAGGCATGGGTGCGCTGGGGGATTGTGGCGGCACTCCTGTGGGGTGGGTTCATCTGGGCGGATGCCACAGTGAATTTTGTCAATTTTCGTCACATGTTCGATCTGCCGTGGAAGCGGCTGGCAGTCATAATGGCGACAATTATCTTGTTTGACGGATTGGCCTTGATGATCATGTTGAGTCAGCGTTCCAAAGATTTATTTTCGGTCACTCGTGAGAAGTCCTTGGCTCGGGGAGTCGTGTTTGTATTGACGATTCTTGGATTGTCCCTTGCTCGAACCAATGCTTCGTTCCCCATATTGCTGGCTGACCGCTATCTGCCGGGGTGGGGTTGGGCTGAAATTTTTGCACTTGGGGTATACGCTCAGTGGATCAGCGGCCTTATGATGCAGCCCCGTGGACATCGCACGCTCCGTCCGCGCATATGGGGGGTGTTTTCAGCACTGTTTTTTCTGCAACTGGGGTTGGGGTTGCTGGGCATGGAGCAGATGCTCATGACCGGGACTCTTCACCTGCCTGTTCCTGCCTTGATTCTTGGCGGTCCAATATTCAGGGGCGGTGGTTTTTTCATGCTCATCCTGTTTTCCGTCACCATCTTGTTAGTCGGGCCGGCGTGGTGCAGCCATCTTTGTTATATCGGAGCGTGGGACGATGGCATGAGTCGTCTTGGACCGCGTCCTGCGCATAGTAGCGCGTTGAGACGCATGAGCATTGCGGGGCGCGGTACAACATTACTCCTGACGGTGGCAACAGCCCTGATTCTGCGGTCCATTGGCATGTCAGGTAGTTCGGCGATAGTTTTTGCGGTGTTTTTCGGTTTGATTGGAGTGGGCGTCATGGCTTTTGTTTCCCGCAAGGTCGGCATGATGACGCATTGCACCACTTTTTGTCCAATGGGGTTGGTCGCTAATGTCATGGGTAAGATTTCCCCTTGGCGTATTCGTATCGATTCCGACTGTACTCGGTGTGGTGCCTGTTACACTCGGTGTCGATACAATGCGTTGGATGAAAGCAGGATGGAACTGGGGCGTCCGGCTCTTTCCTGCACTCTGTGCGGCGATTGTGTGTCTGCCTGCGCATATAAGCAAATAGGGTACCGCTTTCCGGGGTTGTCCAGTGAGAATGCCAGAACAGTGTTTATTGTTCTGGTTGTTACCCTGCACGCCGTCTTTCTTGGCGTGGCAAGAATCTGA
- a CDS encoding cupin domain-containing protein, whose product MKKTELFNEHGFKDLTFSNYLVHESEFMKVINFNFRAGQQLPVHSHELEGELTLTILEGEGEFLAADGVSMPARAGDILVSEIAEPHGVRATTDMRVLVTIAPPI is encoded by the coding sequence ATGAAGAAGACAGAATTATTCAACGAGCATGGCTTCAAGGACTTGACGTTTTCCAACTACTTGGTACACGAGTCCGAGTTCATGAAGGTGATCAATTTTAACTTTCGGGCAGGGCAGCAGCTTCCGGTACATTCCCATGAACTGGAGGGCGAGTTGACTTTGACGATTCTTGAAGGTGAGGGCGAATTCCTGGCTGCGGATGGTGTGTCCATGCCTGCTCGTGCTGGTGATATCCTTGTATCGGAGATTGCCGAGCCTCACGGTGTGAGAGCGACAACTGATATGCGTGTGCTTGTAACCATAGCCCCGCCAATTTAA
- a CDS encoding Crp/Fnr family transcriptional regulator yields the protein MNKLAAVKAIAFFEGLPEEKFTKLADIAVIKRFKKGETLFLGDVPANGFFAPIKGRVKIFRTSPAGKEQILHVFGPGEAVGEVPVFQGGTFPAHGEALENLETLFFPRTDFERIIREDPDLAMKMMAMLSQRLRILVNKIDDLSLKETPARVASYILLLRSSQDSATFKLDLPKGQIAHYLGTIQETLSRIFKRLAEDGIIEVNGKEITILDEAALQDIADQGR from the coding sequence ATGAATAAACTTGCAGCTGTCAAAGCTATAGCCTTCTTCGAAGGGCTCCCCGAAGAAAAATTCACCAAACTTGCTGACATTGCCGTTATCAAAAGATTCAAGAAGGGAGAGACCCTCTTCCTTGGAGATGTTCCAGCGAACGGGTTCTTTGCGCCGATCAAAGGCAGAGTGAAGATTTTTCGAACATCTCCGGCAGGCAAGGAACAAATACTTCATGTTTTCGGCCCGGGTGAAGCCGTAGGAGAGGTACCGGTCTTTCAGGGAGGCACATTCCCAGCGCACGGTGAGGCTTTGGAAAACCTGGAAACCCTGTTTTTCCCACGCACCGATTTTGAACGTATAATTCGGGAAGACCCCGATCTTGCCATGAAGATGATGGCAATGCTTTCCCAACGTCTACGCATTCTGGTCAACAAAATTGACGACCTGAGTCTCAAAGAAACACCAGCTCGCGTCGCGTCATACATACTCCTGCTCCGCTCATCACAGGATTCAGCCACATTCAAGCTGGATCTTCCAAAAGGACAGATCGCCCATTATCTCGGTACAATACAAGAAACCCTGTCCCGCATTTTCAAACGCCTTGCAGAAGACGGCATAATTGAAGTCAACGGCAAGGAAATCACCATTCTCGATGAAGCCGCCCTTCAGGATATCGCTGACCAAGGGCGGTAA
- the nadB gene encoding L-aspartate oxidase: MNTLRLQSDALIIGSGIAGSMAALTLADQGCDVIIITAEEDLANGNTSLAQGGIVYRNEHDDPKLLEKDILTAGWKHNFTRAVRYLARKGPEVLKETFLEKYKIPFNQRKPGDWYLTREGGHGLARILYCDDHTGRNIMEVLSAAVQSHDNIRVLTKRTAIDLLTTQHHAKHLDFKYNLSNQCIGAYVFNEDLGKVETILSKFTMLATGGIGQIYLHTTNTSGSIGSGLAMAHRAGARLMNCEYVQFHPTALFGGSKRGERRFLVSEAVRGEGAVLVNSKGEPFMPRYDTRADLAPRDIVTRAIMEEMLQSDDDCVYLDTSGIKADVNKRFPTISNKCREMGIDMGKDPVPVVPAAHYFCGGILVDNRGRSTLEKLYAAGECSCTGVHGANRLASTSLLEGMLWGYSAGQDMKSRMNRSAALSRKLNESIPDWISIGHEHNEDPALIAQDWANIRNTMWNYVGIARTNNRLGRAFSDMRILTKNLQDFYRETEVSKSIIDLFHGSQAAYIITLAALRNTKTKGCHYRID; encoded by the coding sequence ATGAATACTTTACGACTACAAAGTGATGCTCTTATTATCGGGTCCGGCATTGCCGGGTCCATGGCCGCTCTCACACTGGCCGACCAAGGCTGTGACGTCATCATCATCACAGCCGAGGAAGACCTTGCCAACGGCAACACGTCTCTGGCACAGGGCGGCATCGTCTACCGAAATGAACATGATGATCCAAAATTACTGGAAAAGGACATCCTGACAGCCGGATGGAAGCATAACTTTACACGCGCTGTCCGCTATCTGGCTCGCAAAGGGCCGGAAGTTCTTAAAGAAACCTTTCTTGAAAAATACAAAATCCCCTTCAACCAGCGCAAACCGGGCGATTGGTATCTGACACGTGAGGGGGGTCACGGTCTGGCTAGAATTCTTTACTGCGACGACCATACAGGCCGAAACATCATGGAAGTGCTCAGTGCCGCAGTTCAATCGCATGACAATATCCGCGTTCTGACAAAACGAACCGCCATCGATCTTCTAACCACTCAACACCACGCCAAGCATCTTGATTTCAAGTATAATCTTTCAAACCAATGTATTGGCGCCTATGTCTTCAATGAAGACTTGGGCAAAGTCGAAACCATACTGTCAAAATTCACCATGCTGGCCACGGGCGGCATCGGACAAATCTACCTGCACACAACCAACACGTCCGGTTCCATCGGCTCAGGGTTGGCTATGGCACACAGGGCCGGAGCACGGCTCATGAACTGCGAATACGTCCAGTTTCACCCCACAGCCCTCTTTGGTGGGTCAAAGCGGGGAGAACGACGTTTCCTGGTGTCTGAGGCGGTTCGAGGAGAAGGAGCGGTCCTCGTCAATTCCAAAGGCGAACCGTTTATGCCTCGATACGACACTCGTGCAGACCTGGCCCCACGCGACATAGTCACTCGTGCGATCATGGAAGAGATGCTCCAGAGCGACGATGATTGCGTGTACCTTGATACTTCCGGCATCAAAGCAGATGTCAACAAACGGTTCCCCACCATCTCCAATAAATGTAGAGAAATGGGAATCGATATGGGTAAAGACCCAGTTCCTGTCGTTCCTGCTGCACACTACTTTTGCGGTGGAATCCTCGTGGACAACCGAGGGCGCTCCACTCTTGAAAAACTCTACGCAGCTGGAGAATGCAGTTGTACCGGAGTCCACGGAGCCAACAGACTGGCGAGCACTTCGCTCCTGGAAGGGATGCTCTGGGGCTACAGCGCCGGTCAGGACATGAAATCACGCATGAACCGCTCCGCTGCACTCAGCCGCAAACTCAACGAGTCAATCCCTGACTGGATCAGCATTGGACACGAGCACAATGAAGACCCGGCGCTGATCGCACAGGACTGGGCGAACATCCGCAACACCATGTGGAATTACGTAGGTATCGCTCGCACCAACAACAGACTCGGTCGCGCCTTCTCGGATATGCGCATCCTGACAAAAAACCTACAGGACTTCTATCGGGAAACTGAGGTGAGTAAAAGCATCATCGACCTTTTCCATGGATCACAAGCTGCATACATCATTACTCTTGCCGCTCTGCGGAACACTAAAACCAAGGGCTGTCATTATCGTATAGATTAA
- the trkA gene encoding Trk system potassium transporter TrkA, whose amino-acid sequence MRVIIIGAGEVGFHISQRLAGENKEVVVIDTSDEALRKIAETSDVQTIRGSGSSPKILEEAGIGKAEIFLAVTDSDEINLIACFFANLLNPNVTKLARIRSEMYTDYKHLLTEQGAEITKIINPDEEVVNSVLRLMSVPGAVEINEFANGKIRLIGVNLPEGSPLIGSKLYNLREKISEELGIVIAALVRDGELIIPSGLDVIEKDDLVYFVCDIRDQDEIMRQLGIFADPVRKVMIIGGGNIGFRLAKALDNKYYHTRLLEKRQKRCEYLSEHLDRPIVLMGDSTDQEILREENIQDMDMVIAVTGDEETNILSCLLAKNLGAKSTVTRVNNFGYMPLIEPIGIDYVVCPRQSAINTLLHFIRRGKIISSVSIKGEAAEALEAVAQEDSPIVGKEVKDLGFPRGCLVLCFQRGDDVVIPRGDTVVEPNDRLIIISTRQNIPKVEKVLTTKVEFF is encoded by the coding sequence TTGAGAGTTATCATCATTGGGGCCGGTGAGGTTGGTTTTCATATATCTCAACGGTTGGCGGGAGAAAACAAGGAAGTCGTTGTTATTGACACGAGCGACGAAGCACTTAGGAAGATAGCTGAAACCTCTGATGTTCAAACTATCAGAGGGTCAGGGAGTAGCCCTAAAATCCTGGAAGAGGCAGGTATTGGCAAGGCCGAAATTTTCCTCGCAGTCACTGATTCCGACGAGATAAATCTCATCGCCTGCTTTTTTGCCAATCTTTTGAATCCGAATGTTACCAAACTTGCTCGCATTCGGAGTGAAATGTATACCGATTATAAGCACTTGCTCACTGAGCAAGGAGCTGAAATCACCAAGATTATCAATCCGGACGAAGAAGTCGTGAACTCGGTTCTTCGGCTCATGAGCGTACCGGGTGCTGTGGAAATCAATGAGTTTGCCAATGGTAAGATTCGACTCATCGGAGTCAATTTGCCTGAGGGCAGTCCGTTGATCGGGAGCAAATTGTATAATTTGCGTGAGAAAATAAGTGAAGAACTCGGTATTGTTATTGCGGCTTTGGTGCGGGATGGGGAGTTGATTATTCCCAGCGGGCTGGATGTTATTGAAAAAGACGATCTTGTATATTTTGTCTGTGATATCCGCGATCAGGATGAAATAATGCGTCAGCTTGGTATTTTTGCCGACCCCGTGCGCAAAGTAATGATTATCGGCGGTGGTAACATCGGCTTCCGTTTGGCCAAGGCTTTGGATAATAAATATTATCACACCCGCTTACTCGAAAAGCGTCAGAAGCGGTGCGAATATCTTTCCGAACATCTGGATCGTCCCATTGTCCTTATGGGTGACTCAACGGATCAGGAAATTCTCCGAGAGGAGAATATTCAGGATATGGATATGGTCATTGCCGTGACAGGGGATGAGGAGACGAATATTTTGTCCTGTCTCCTTGCAAAGAACCTTGGTGCTAAAAGTACCGTTACTCGAGTGAATAATTTTGGGTATATGCCGCTTATCGAGCCTATCGGTATCGATTATGTGGTCTGTCCACGTCAATCGGCTATTAATACCTTGCTTCACTTTATCCGTCGTGGAAAAATCATTTCATCTGTCTCCATCAAAGGAGAGGCTGCGGAGGCTTTGGAAGCCGTTGCGCAAGAGGATTCTCCCATTGTGGGTAAAGAGGTTAAAGACCTTGGATTTCCCAGAGGGTGCCTTGTTCTGTGTTTTCAACGCGGTGATGATGTTGTCATCCCTCGTGGAGATACCGTGGTGGAACCAAATGACAGACTGATTATTATTTCCACTAGGCAGAATATTCCAAAAGTGGAAAAGGTTCTGACGACCAAGGTGGAGTTTTTCTAA
- a CDS encoding 4Fe-4S binding protein, with the protein MLSTRKMITIDEELCNGCGECVPSCEEGALAIVDGKARLVKEIYCDGLGACLGDCPTGALKVEVREAEDFNPDAVREHLKAQGRVVPTHMPSPESLRLDRPAGSQKPMGGCPGAAMHTMSPCERANIPMASPAGGSALSHWPVQLRLVPPSAPFLKGADLLLTADCVPVAMPSYHNEYVAGRVVVLGCPKFDNQMEYVEKLADILTENDLKSITVLEMEVPCCSSMSVILREAVKRAGKKVDTVRLTIGRNGNVLETVPLEF; encoded by the coding sequence ATGTTAAGCACGAGAAAAATGATCACCATTGATGAAGAACTGTGCAACGGTTGCGGTGAATGTGTTCCTTCTTGCGAAGAAGGCGCCCTGGCTATCGTTGACGGCAAGGCCCGACTGGTTAAGGAAATTTATTGTGACGGACTGGGCGCATGTCTGGGCGATTGTCCGACAGGTGCACTCAAAGTCGAAGTGCGTGAGGCTGAAGATTTCAACCCTGATGCCGTGAGGGAACATCTCAAGGCGCAGGGGCGTGTCGTGCCGACACACATGCCTTCACCAGAGAGCCTGCGTCTTGACAGGCCTGCCGGTTCTCAAAAGCCTATGGGTGGTTGCCCCGGAGCGGCGATGCACACCATGTCTCCTTGTGAGCGGGCTAATATCCCCATGGCCTCTCCGGCAGGTGGCTCAGCATTATCGCATTGGCCTGTGCAGTTGCGTCTTGTGCCTCCTTCAGCGCCATTTCTCAAAGGGGCGGATTTGCTTCTGACTGCTGATTGTGTGCCTGTGGCAATGCCGTCTTATCATAATGAATATGTTGCTGGGCGTGTAGTGGTCTTGGGTTGCCCCAAGTTCGACAATCAGATGGAATATGTGGAAAAGCTGGCCGACATTCTGACTGAAAATGATTTGAAGTCCATCACGGTTCTGGAAATGGAAGTTCCGTGTTGTTCTTCCATGTCAGTGATTTTACGTGAAGCGGTAAAACGTGCCGGGAAAAAAGTTGATACTGTTCGACTGACCATCGGTAGAAATGGTAATGTTTTGGAAACTGTTCCTTTGGAATTCTAA
- the rpsT gene encoding 30S ribosomal protein S20 yields MANHKSALKRHRQSLKRRARNRISKTRIKNTVKAVHVAIEEKDVAKAMEALKDATSILDRAARKKVIHQRQAQRRIARLQVAVNKIAA; encoded by the coding sequence TTGGCTAATCACAAGTCCGCCTTGAAGAGGCACCGTCAGAGCTTGAAGCGTCGCGCCCGCAACCGCATTTCCAAGACCCGTATCAAGAACACCGTCAAGGCTGTTCATGTTGCTATTGAGGAAAAGGATGTTGCAAAGGCCATGGAGGCCCTGAAGGACGCTACGTCCATTCTGGATAGAGCCGCTCGTAAGAAGGTCATCCATCAGCGTCAGGCTCAGCGCCGTATTGCTCGCCTTCAGGTGGCAGTAAACAAGATCGCTGCATAG
- a CDS encoding NAD(P)/FAD-dependent oxidoreductase, whose protein sequence is MAQKETPKGAILQRDKKTYAIVPRTPVGLVTPDVLEALARVGRKFDIPIMKITSGQRIALVGLEEEQVNDVWEDLKMDIGPAVGLCVHYVQACPGTEVCKLGVRDSLGLGMELEEMFVGKELPAKLKVGVSGCPMCCAESFVRDVGLIGKPKGWTMVVGGNASGRPRIADVLAEELTRQEAVELVKRFLEYYRDNAGKRSRSARLLEKVGIDEVKKAIL, encoded by the coding sequence ATGGCTCAGAAAGAGACCCCCAAGGGCGCGATACTTCAACGCGACAAGAAAACCTATGCTATCGTCCCCAGGACGCCTGTAGGGCTTGTCACGCCGGATGTCCTTGAAGCCCTGGCCCGAGTCGGGCGGAAATTTGATATTCCGATTATGAAGATTACGTCTGGTCAACGTATTGCCCTTGTCGGTCTGGAAGAAGAGCAGGTCAATGACGTCTGGGAAGATCTCAAGATGGATATCGGACCGGCAGTTGGCTTGTGCGTTCATTATGTGCAGGCTTGTCCTGGTACCGAAGTCTGCAAACTCGGCGTCAGAGATTCTCTGGGGCTCGGAATGGAACTCGAAGAGATGTTCGTAGGCAAGGAGTTACCTGCCAAACTCAAGGTCGGTGTGTCCGGCTGCCCCATGTGCTGTGCGGAAAGCTTTGTCCGTGACGTGGGGCTCATTGGAAAGCCCAAAGGGTGGACAATGGTGGTCGGAGGTAATGCCTCGGGCAGGCCGCGTATTGCTGATGTACTGGCTGAGGAGTTGACGCGACAGGAAGCCGTTGAATTGGTGAAACGTTTTCTCGAATACTATCGAGATAACGCAGGAAAGCGCAGTCGTTCCGCCAGATTGTTGGAAAAAGTCGGTATTGACGAAGTTAAGAAGGCCATTCTTTAG
- a CDS encoding TrkH family potassium uptake protein, producing MRWKYVLHIIGALVACIGLTMVLPLGWGLYYGDGTAYPLGLSMGITVVSGGLAFTFFRDSDASKKTSIMTHREGMAIVALGWFAAGVFGGLPFYLGGTFGSVVDCVFESLSGFSTTGSSVLVDIESVPRGLLFWRSLTHWLGGMGIIVFSLAILPFLGIGGMQLYKAEVPGPSPDKLKPRIKDTAMTLWKVYLLFSAVETVLLMFGGMDLFDALCHTFGTMATGGFSTKNTSVAAFDSAYIDYVITIFMIIAGVNFSLHYLLLKGRFKSLIKDPEFRVFAMMIALFIVVITVFVYAEGNYDTVSDSIRYTSFQVASILTTTGFATADYELWPGVTQAILLFCMFVGGCAGSTGGGMKVMRIMLLFKQSYQELFRLIHPRAVSHVKMGRIVVKDDVISGVWGFFILWLGLLVLAAFVVASTGVDVVTSFAAALACIGNIGPGIGGVGPTDNFAWLPDIAKWALTFCMVLGRLEIYTVIILFVPEFWRK from the coding sequence ATGCGTTGGAAATATGTCCTTCACATCATCGGTGCGCTGGTTGCCTGCATCGGGCTGACTATGGTTTTACCCTTGGGGTGGGGTTTATACTACGGTGATGGAACTGCCTATCCCCTTGGTCTTTCCATGGGCATTACCGTGGTCTCCGGTGGCTTGGCTTTCACTTTCTTCCGCGATTCGGATGCCTCAAAAAAAACCTCTATCATGACCCATCGAGAGGGGATGGCCATCGTTGCATTGGGGTGGTTTGCGGCCGGAGTTTTCGGTGGGTTGCCATTTTATCTGGGCGGTACATTCGGATCAGTGGTAGACTGTGTTTTTGAATCATTGTCTGGTTTCAGTACAACAGGATCGTCGGTTCTGGTCGATATTGAGAGCGTTCCCCGAGGTCTGTTGTTCTGGCGTAGTCTGACTCATTGGCTTGGCGGCATGGGTATTATTGTTTTTTCTCTCGCCATCCTGCCGTTTTTGGGGATTGGCGGCATGCAGCTCTACAAGGCTGAAGTGCCTGGGCCATCTCCGGATAAGCTGAAACCGCGTATCAAGGATACGGCCATGACCTTATGGAAGGTCTATTTGCTGTTCAGTGCGGTAGAGACGGTGTTGCTCATGTTTGGCGGTATGGACCTTTTTGATGCCCTGTGCCACACCTTCGGCACTATGGCGACAGGGGGCTTTTCGACCAAAAATACGTCTGTTGCAGCTTTTGACAGTGCATATATCGACTATGTCATCACAATATTCATGATCATAGCCGGTGTGAACTTTTCCTTGCATTACCTCTTGCTCAAGGGACGGTTTAAATCTTTGATCAAAGATCCAGAATTTCGGGTCTTTGCTATGATGATTGCCCTTTTCATAGTTGTTATAACTGTATTTGTTTATGCAGAAGGGAATTATGATACGGTTTCCGACTCAATTAGATATACATCGTTTCAAGTCGCTTCTATTCTGACAACAACCGGCTTTGCCACGGCAGACTATGAATTGTGGCCGGGGGTTACGCAGGCCATTTTATTATTCTGCATGTTCGTGGGCGGGTGCGCAGGTTCTACTGGCGGTGGGATGAAAGTCATGCGCATCATGCTCCTGTTCAAACAGTCGTATCAGGAGCTTTTCAGACTTATCCATCCTAGGGCTGTCAGCCATGTGAAAATGGGCAGGATCGTGGTCAAGGATGATGTCATTAGCGGTGTCTGGGGCTTTTTCATACTCTGGCTTGGACTGCTGGTTCTCGCAGCCTTTGTAGTTGCCTCCACTGGAGTAGATGTCGTTACGTCGTTTGCGGCCGCACTGGCTTGTATCGGCAATATCGGTCCCGGTATCGGCGGGGTTGGGCCGACGGATAATTTCGCATGGCTTCCAGACATTGCAAAGTGGGCTTTGACTTTTTGTATGGTTCTTGGAAGGCTAGAAATCTATACCGTCATCATTTTGTTCGTGCCTGAATTCTGGCGTAAATAA